A single genomic interval of Heliangelus exortis chromosome 11, bHelExo1.hap1, whole genome shotgun sequence harbors:
- the LYSMD4 gene encoding lysM and putative peptidoglycan-binding domain-containing protein 4 — MRLNESRTRTFQAPVTIHNYPGRQVYVFPGARSDSEESEEEELNVMELRPRGREQQQQQRCSASRDRAGDVVLLEREITEDDNLNKLALQYGCKVADIKRVNNFIREQDLYALKSIKIPVKPHGLLTENSRDLRPLLAAPSQPLTLVELPEPEDGASSSADPSHLSDYFRGIDKSIQDAVQVEVKLNTEYCMEAPERPLPESRKQKSSNGADCGIQWWNAVFIMLLIGIVLPVFYIIYFKTQGLVAHTPNATLTSNISTEVLEGKLPQSSVVQKKS; from the exons ATGAGGCTGAATGAGAGCCGGACAAGAACCTTCCAGGCTCCTGTCACCATCCATAATTATCCGGGCAGGCAGGTGTATGTGTTCCCAGGTGCCAGGTCTGACTCAGAAgagtcagaggaggaggaactCAATGTCATGGAACTGCGAcccaggggcagggagcagcagcagcagcagcggtGCAGCGCTTCTCGGGACAGagctggagatgtggtgctgctGGAACGAGAGATTACAGAGGATGATAATCTTAACAAGCTAGCCCTGCAGTATGGTTGCAAA GTTGCAGATATCAAACGTGTCAACAACTTCATCCGGGAGCAGGACTTGTATGCTCTGAAGTCCATCAAGATCCCCGTGAAGCCCCACGGGCTGTTAACAGAGAACAGCAGAGATCTGAGGCCGCTCCTGGCAGCGCCCTCCCAGCCCCTGACACTCGTGGAGCTGCCAGAGCCCGAGGAtggtgccagcagctctgctgaccCCTCACACCTCAGTGACTACTTCAGAGGGATTGACAAGAGCATCCAGGATGCCGTGCAAGTCGAGGTCAAGCTGAACACAGAATATTGCATGGAAGCACCAGAGAGGCCGCTGCCCGAGTCAAGGAAGCAGAAGAGCAGTAATGGTGCAGACTGTGGAATCCAGTGGTGGAATGCAGTTTTTATTATGCTCCTGATAGGAATTGTGCTGCCAGTATTTTATATCATCTATTTTAAAACTCAAGGCCTGGTGGCCCATACCCCCAATGCAACACTAACCTCAAATATTTCAA